ATTTTGATGGGCGCGCCGGGGGCAGGCAAAGGAACACAGGCAAAAAAACTTTCCTCAAAATATAATCTTGCCCATATATCAACCGGTGATATGTTTCGCGAGGCATCGCAAAGTGGCAGTGAGCTTGGCAAAAAGCTTCAGGAATATATGTCTGCTGGTAAACTTGTGCCGGATCAACTTGTAATTGAAATTGTTGAACAGCGCCTTTCAAAGGCCGACTGTACCAATGGTTTTTTGCTGGATGGGTTTCCAAGAACACTTGCTCAGGCAAAGGCTTTAGACGAGGCACTAAATAAAAGCGGCAGAAAAATTGATAAAGTAATTGCCTTGATAGTTGAAGAAGAAGAAGTTGTAAAGCGTTTGTCCAACAGAAGGGTTTGTGTAGCTTGCGGCGCAACATATAATACCGCTGGGGACATGCCTAAAGTAGCCGATACTTGTGATGCTTGCGGCGGCAAAGTGATACAGCGTGCCGATGATAATGCCGGCACAATTAGAAACAGGTTAAAAATTTATAATGAACAAACAACTCCTTTAATTGAATATTACAGCTCGTGTAAAATATTAGACCAAATAAACGGCACACGGCCGGTAGAAGAAGTTTTTAAAGACACCTGCGATGCTGTCTCAAAGTAATTTTCTGGCAAAACAAGTTCTTATAGATTTAAAGTCCAAAGATGATTTAGCAAATTTAAGGGTTGCGGCAAGGGCCGTGGCAAGTGTATTAAAAACGCTCTCTGAAAACATAAAGCCGGGTATCTCAACCAAAGATCTGGATGATATTGCGTTTAAAGAAATAAAGGCACTTGGAATGAAACCGGCCTTCCTTGGATACCGCGGGTATCCCGCAACAGCGTGCGTGTCAATAAACGATGAGTTAGTGCATGGAATACCTAGTGCAAAGCGTTTATTGGCCAAGGGTGATATAGTTAGTATAGATCTCGGAACAATATATAATGGTTTTTATGGTGATGCGGCTATAACCGTTCCTGTCGGTAAAATTTCTTCGCAGGCGCAAAAACTATTAGAAGTTGGTTCCTTAGCGCTTGAACATGCAATTGAAAATGTAAAGCCGGGCAATCGATTAGGCGATGTTTGTGCGGCAATACAAATGGTTATTGAAAAAAATGATTTCTCCGTAGTGCGCGATTATGTGGGTCATGGAATAGGCAGAGCGCTTCACGAAGAGCCTGCAATTCCAAACTTTGGAAGGTCTGGTAGTGGTCCTCGGCTTTTACCGGGAATGGTTTTGGCAATTGAGCCCATGTTAAATATGGGAGACTGGCGCGTAAAAACGCTCAACGATGGCTGGACAGTGGTAACGCAAGATGGTTCGTTGTGCGCTCATTTTGAGCACACGGTGGCGCTAACAGAAGATGGTTGTGAAGTTCTTACGAGAATATAATATGACAAAAGAAGATAAGATACTTGTGGCAGGTAAAATTTTAGAGGCCTTACCCAATGCAATGTTTAAAGTTGAAATAGAGGGTGGGCATGTTATTCTTGCGCATATTTGCGGCAAAATGCGTATGAATTATATAAAGATACTTCCGGGTGACAAAGTTAAAGTTGAACTATCTCCGTATGATCTTACCCGTGGAAGAATAACCTACAGAGAAAAATAATAGAGGAAGTTTATGAAAGTAAGAGCGTCGGTAAAAAAGATTTGTCAAAAATGTAAAGTTATTAAACGCAAAGGTGTTGTGCGTGTTGTTTGCGAAGAGCCAAGGCACAAGCAGCGTCAGGGATAGATTAAATATAACTAATAAAGCCAGCCCAAGGCTGGCCCCGCCTTTGGCGGTGGAGGAATTAAATGGCTCGTGTTGCTGGTATTGATTTACCAAAAGGTAAAAGAGTGGATGTTGCATTAAGGTACATATACGGTATTGGTCAAACATTAGCGGATATTATTATTGCCGAATCTGGTATAGATCCGGCCAAACGCGTGAAAGATCTTTCAGAGGAAGAAGTAAATAAACTTAGTACAATAATCAGCAAAACTTATAAAGTTGAAGGTGATTTGCGCAGGGAGATACAAGCTAATATTCGCCGTCTTATGGACATAGGTTCTTATAGAGGTTTCCGCCATAGAAGAAGTTTGCCGGTAAGAGGCCAGCGCACAAAAACAAATGGTAGAACAAGGCGTGGCAAGAGAAAAACAGTTGGCGCTAAATCTGCACAGGCGGCAAAACCTGTTACTGATACTAAGTAGTGTCCGATAGTTGATAAAATTTTGGAGGAAATTGTAATGGCAGAAGAAAAAAAAGTTGTGCGTGTTCGTGGTAAAAAGAAAATACGTTTTGTAGGCGGTATAGCAAAAGCGTATATTAAGTCGTCATTTAACAATACAATAATAAGTATTACAGATGATAAAGGCAATGTAATTTCTTGGGCTTCTGCTGGTGGAAGTGGTTTTAAGGGTACTAAAAAAGGCACCCCATTTGCCGCGCAAATGACTGCCTCGGCCTGTGCGAAAAAAGCTGTTGAGGCCGGAGTTAAACAGGTTGTGGTTTTGGTAAACGGACCAGGCCCTGGAAGAGAAACTGCCATAAGAGGGTTGCAGGCAGCAAATCTTTCTATAACGGCAATAAAAGATATAACACCTGTGCCGCATAATGGTTGTCGTCCGCCAAAGCCAAGAAGAGTTTAATTAAAATAAATACTAACACCCGCCTCAATGGTGGGACCGCCTTTGGCGGGGAGGACTTAGAATAATGTCTCGTTATCTCGGATCAGTTTGTAAATTATGTCGTAGAGAAAGGGAAAAACTTTTTCTTAAAGGTGAACGGTGTTTCGGTAAGTGTACCCTTGAAACAAAAAGAGGGAAAAATTTACCAGGCCAGCATGGGGCACAAAAAAGTAAAGCAACTGAATATGCAAGGCACTTAAGGGAGAAGCAAAAAGCGCGTCGCCTTTATTGTCTTAGCGAAGAACAGTTTGTTCACTATTTTACTCGCGCCGAAAAAATTAAAAAAGGCCTTACCGGTGACAATCTTTTCAAACTTTTAGAGTTGCGCCTTGACAATGTTGTTTGCAGATTGGGGCTTGTTACTTCCAGGCTTATGGCAAGACAGTTTGTTCGCCACGGAAATATTTTGGTAAATGAAAAAAGAGTTGACCTGCCTTCTTATGAAATAAAGATTGGCGACAAAATTGAGCTTAAAAGTTCAGTCAGGGAAAATGTTTTCGTAAAAAAAGCTTTAGAATCTGGCGCAAAAGCGCCTTCATGGCTCGCACTTGATGCAAAATCATTTAGCGGGTCAGTGGTTTCTATGCCAACTCCGGAAGAGTATTCTGCTAAAATAAACAGTCAGTTGATAGTTGAGTTGTACTCAAAATAATTTGTCTGGAAAATAAAAAGAGAGGTCATATAGCATGGAAACTACAGAATTAGAAAAGATACGCACCTTAACCCTAGATGAAAAAACAGCCACACAGTATTACGGTAGTTTTGTTGCTGAGCCGTTTGATAGGGGTTATGGGCAGACAGTAGGCAACGCTCTTCGCAGAGTGCTCTTGTCAAGTTTAGAAGGCGCGGCTATCACATCTGTTAAAATAAAAGGGGCATCGCATGAGTTTGCATCTCTTAAAGGTGTAAAAGAAGATGTTGCAAATATTATATTAAACCTGAAAAAAATTCGTTTAAAAATGTTTACAGATGGCCATGAAACATTAATACTTTCGGTTGATAAAGATGGTGTTGTCAAGGCAAAAGATATTGAGCCAAACTCAAATGTAGAAATTCTTACTCCTGAACAACCAATAGCAACGCTGGATTTTGGTGCAAGCATTGAAATGGAGCTTCAAGTTTCAAAGGGCAAGGGTTATGTGCTTGCCGATGAAAATAAAAGCGGTAAACAGGCGGCAGGTTCAATTGTAATAGACGCGCTTTTTTCTCCTGTTGTAAAAGTTAATTATGAAGTTGAAAACACGCG
This is a stretch of genomic DNA from Endomicrobiales bacterium. It encodes these proteins:
- the rpsM gene encoding 30S ribosomal protein S13, with protein sequence MARVAGIDLPKGKRVDVALRYIYGIGQTLADIIIAESGIDPAKRVKDLSEEEVNKLSTIISKTYKVEGDLRREIQANIRRLMDIGSYRGFRHRRSLPVRGQRTKTNGRTRRGKRKTVGAKSAQAAKPVTDTK
- the rpsK gene encoding 30S ribosomal protein S11; translation: MAEEKKVVRVRGKKKIRFVGGIAKAYIKSSFNNTIISITDDKGNVISWASAGGSGFKGTKKGTPFAAQMTASACAKKAVEAGVKQVVVLVNGPGPGRETAIRGLQAANLSITAIKDITPVPHNGCRPPKPRRV
- the map gene encoding type I methionyl aminopeptidase yields the protein MLSQSNFLAKQVLIDLKSKDDLANLRVAARAVASVLKTLSENIKPGISTKDLDDIAFKEIKALGMKPAFLGYRGYPATACVSINDELVHGIPSAKRLLAKGDIVSIDLGTIYNGFYGDAAITVPVGKISSQAQKLLEVGSLALEHAIENVKPGNRLGDVCAAIQMVIEKNDFSVVRDYVGHGIGRALHEEPAIPNFGRSGSGPRLLPGMVLAIEPMLNMGDWRVKTLNDGWTVVTQDGSLCAHFEHTVALTEDGCEVLTRI
- the infA gene encoding translation initiation factor IF-1, with product MTKEDKILVAGKILEALPNAMFKVEIEGGHVILAHICGKMRMNYIKILPGDKVKVELSPYDLTRGRITYREK
- a CDS encoding DNA-directed RNA polymerase subunit alpha; the encoded protein is METTELEKIRTLTLDEKTATQYYGSFVAEPFDRGYGQTVGNALRRVLLSSLEGAAITSVKIKGASHEFASLKGVKEDVANIILNLKKIRLKMFTDGHETLILSVDKDGVVKAKDIEPNSNVEILTPEQPIATLDFGASIEMELQVSKGKGYVLADENKSGKQAAGSIVIDALFSPVVKVNYEVENTRVEQITDYDKLIIQIWTDGSISPADALAYSSKVLRNTFCIFTGEKAEAAQLTTQESATSIEDKAKLALSINDLDLSVRAKNCLIRAEIQTVGELISKEEKELLAYKNFGKNSLDEIKTKLEELGFSLKVEEQEND
- the rpmJ gene encoding 50S ribosomal protein L36, with protein sequence MKVRASVKKICQKCKVIKRKGVVRVVCEEPRHKQRQG
- the rpsD gene encoding 30S ribosomal protein S4; protein product: MSRYLGSVCKLCRREREKLFLKGERCFGKCTLETKRGKNLPGQHGAQKSKATEYARHLREKQKARRLYCLSEEQFVHYFTRAEKIKKGLTGDNLFKLLELRLDNVVCRLGLVTSRLMARQFVRHGNILVNEKRVDLPSYEIKIGDKIELKSSVRENVFVKKALESGAKAPSWLALDAKSFSGSVVSMPTPEEYSAKINSQLIVELYSK
- a CDS encoding adenylate kinase, with protein sequence ILMGAPGAGKGTQAKKLSSKYNLAHISTGDMFREASQSGSELGKKLQEYMSAGKLVPDQLVIEIVEQRLSKADCTNGFLLDGFPRTLAQAKALDEALNKSGRKIDKVIALIVEEEEVVKRLSNRRVCVACGATYNTAGDMPKVADTCDACGGKVIQRADDNAGTIRNRLKIYNEQTTPLIEYYSSCKILDQINGTRPVEEVFKDTCDAVSK